In Engraulis encrasicolus isolate BLACKSEA-1 chromosome 24, IST_EnEncr_1.0, whole genome shotgun sequence, a single genomic region encodes these proteins:
- the LOC134441108 gene encoding uncharacterized protein LOC134441108, protein MDTEALPDVLRIILVGKTHAGKSSTGNTICGEEVFKIKTTEMDTSKWIRMERTNFCGQPLSIVDTPGLFEPSKSNDEVKRAIADGVALSAPGPHVILVIIRPGKFTNEEQEAVRMLQMIFGENAAHYTMALFTCGDDLEADGVLIEDVIHQSSHLRTFINQCGGGYHVFNNRAKDPSQVRELLEKINTMVLRNGGSYYTQDVPQQSLEPECQDEFAAAFAIGRAIGGVGAAAAVAAGGVVGTLAVVNTSGAVVAAVVVGVTVGFTISVGGAAAVVAFAAVGAAAGGAIAAVAAGAVAVAASMFADGGQFFGAVPVAVGAAAGTASGVAAGVASVGAVVVKAAGAAGVCGAIVAAGATAVVAAVEGEIVGVVGVAAAVAAVQTAAGAVKDAAAAASAVLLELPLMYLQLLPELRLGLQELFAELLLLLEMFSKQLVHLEL, encoded by the exons ATGGACACAGAGGCTC TGCCTGACGTGTTGCGGATTATACTTGTTGGAAAAACTCACGCTGGGAAGAGTTCAACAGGAAACACCATCTGTGGAGAAGAGGTCTTTAAAATTAAAACCACAGAAATGGACACATCCAAATGGATTCGTATGGAAAGGACAAACTTTTGTGGTCAACCCCTGTCCATAGTGGACACTCCAGGTTTGTTTGAGCCAAGTAAATCCAATGATGAGGTGAAGAGAGCAATTGCTGATGGTGTAGCATTATCTGCTCCTGGCCCTCACGTGATACTGGTGATAATTAGACCAGGCAAATTCACAAACGAAGAGCAGGAAGCTGTGCGTATGCTTCAGATGATATTTGGGGAAAACGCTGCACATTACACCATGGCCCTGTTCACCTGTGGAGACGATCTGGAGGCAGATGGAGTTCTCATAGAAGATGTTATTCATCAAAGCTCACATCTCCGTACCTTCATCAATCAGTGTGGTGGAGGATACCATGTCTTCAACAACAGAGCTAAGGATCCCTCTCAGGTcagagagctgctggagaagatcaaCACAATGGTGCTGAGGAACGGAGGGTCCTACTACACCCAGGACGTGCCACAACAAAGTCTCGAACCTGAGTGCCAGGATGAGTTTGCTGCTGCATTCGCTATTGGGCGTGCTATTGGAGGTGTTGGAGCTGCTGCCGCGGTTGCTGCTGGAGGCGTTGTTGGAACTCTGGCTGTTGTGAATACTAGTGGAGCTGTTGTTGCCGCAGTTGTTGTCGGGGTTACTGTTGGGTTCACCATCTCTGTAGGCGGTGCTGCGGCCGTCGTAGCTTTCGCCGCTGTGGGAGCAGCTGCTGGCGGCGCTATAGCCGCAGTCGCTGCGGGAGCTGTAGCAGTCGCTGCTTCCATGTTTGCAGACGGAGGACAGTTTTTCGGAGCTGTTCCCGTAGCCGTTGGAGCTGCTGCTGGGACTGCTTCTGGTGTCGCTGCTGGCGTTGCTTCTGTTGGAGCCGTTGTTGTGAAAGCTGCCGGGGCTGCTGGCGTGTGTGGTGCCATTGTGGCTGCTGGAGccactgctgttgttgctgctgttgaagGTGAGATTGTCGGCGTTGTTGGAGTCGCTGCTGCTGTAGCTGCGGTTCAAACGGCTGCCGGAGCTGTTaaagatgctgctgctgcagcgtCTGCT GTGCTGTTAGAGTTGCCCCTGATGTACCTGCAGTTGCTCCCGGAGTTGCGGCTGGGGCTGCAGGAGCTGTTTGCGGAGCTCTTATTGCTGTTGGAAATGTTCTCAAAGCAGTTGGTGCATTTG G